A window from Methanofastidiosum sp. encodes these proteins:
- a CDS encoding BatD family protein: protein MKKIFAILTSLLFIVSVFGVASAMEVAYSVVAAPETVKVGELITVTTNYNPGKDPTIIADGDKPKGDAELVSRPNIADECGLEPAERTWIYRATAPGTIRFDFSPPATSTINGNTRVSNPVKITSNSLPMLNFMKILGFGNESA from the coding sequence ATGAAGAAAATATTTGCTATATTAACGTCCTTACTATTCATTGTAAGTGTATTTGGTGTAGCTTCTGCAATGGAAGTAGCTTATTCAGTTGTTGCAGCTCCTGAAACAGTAAAAGTCGGCGAACTCATTACTGTCACAACAAACTATAATCCTGGAAAAGACCCAACCATAATCGCAGACGGTGACAAACCAAAAGGAGACGCTGAATTAGTATCAAGACCAAACATAGCTGATGAATGTGGCCTTGAACCTGCAGAGCGCACATGGATTTACAGAGCAACAGCTCCAGGAACAATCAGATTTGATTTTAGCCCTCCAGCTACATCAACAATAAATGGAAATACTCGAGTTTCAAACCCAGTAAAAATAACTTCAAACTCCCTTCCAATGCTTAACTTCATGAAGATACTTGGATTTGGAAACGAATCAGCCTAA